From one Rosa rugosa chromosome 4, drRosRugo1.1, whole genome shotgun sequence genomic stretch:
- the LOC133745673 gene encoding DEAD-box ATP-dependent RNA helicase 5 yields MGRKLKDPSTLSDPEAQEATNHREAKAEKKKKKHKNKHRDEEEEEDDQLSPPKRKLEEVNSDSKKKKKKQKKSKESVNNEEEPERNGDVEESNSTDAVVMVTGKDADEAKYKPLDSFAESKLPSEVLQCCVNFQKPSPIQSRAWPFLLDGRDFIGIAKTGSGKTLAFGIPAINQVLNKRNGKFSRGRYPLCLVLAPTRELAQQISDVLVEAGKPCGVESVCLYGGTSKGPQISSLKSGVDIVIGTPGRLKDLIEMGLCCLKEVSFAVLDEADRMLDMGFEPEVRYILGQTCSARQMVMFSATWPPSVHQLAQEFMDPNPVKVVVGSEDLAANHDVLQIVEVLDDRSRDARLVALLEKYHKSKGNRVLVFVLYKMEATRVENMLQRGGWKVCSIHGDKAQNQRTQALSLFKQGSCPLMIATDVAARGLDIPDVEVVINYSFPLTTEDYVHRIGRTGRAGKKGVAHTFFTHHNKGLAGELVNVLREAGQNVPADLLKFGTHVKKKESKLYGAHFREISADAPKAKKITFADSDDED; encoded by the exons ATGGGTCGGAAGCTCAAAGACCCCTCAACTCTCAGCGACCCAGAAGCCCAGGAAGCCACGAACCACCGCGAAGCCAAAgccgagaagaagaaaaagaagcacaaaaacaaacacagagacgaagaagaagaagaagatgaccaACTCAGTCCTCCTAAGCGAAAGTTGGAGGAAGTAAATTCAGAttctaaaaagaagaagaagaagcagaagaaatcGAAAGAGAGCGTAAACAATGAGGAGGAGCCGGAGAGAAATGGAGACGTGGAAGAGAGTAATTCCACCGACGCGGTTGTGATGGTTACTGGGAAAGATGCTGATGAAGCCAAATACAAGCCGTTGGATTCGTTTGCGGAGTCGAAGCTTCCCAGTGAGGTTTTACAGTGCTGTGTGAATTTCCAGAAACCGTCTCCGATTCAGTCCCGGGCGTGGCCTTTCTTGTTGGACGGTCGTGATTTTATTGGAATTGCGAAAACTGGGTCAG GTAAAACTTTGGCGTTTGGGATACCAGCTATTAATCAGGTGTTGAATAAGAGGAATGGTAAGTTTTCGAGGGGGAGATATCCTCTCTGTCTTGTGCTCGCACCTACAAGAGAGCTAGCTCAACAA ATTTCAGATGTACTGGTTGAGGCTGGGAAACCTTGTGGTGTGGAATCAGTTTGTTTGTATGGGGGAACATCTAAAGGACCTCAAATATCTTCTCTGAAATCTGGTGTG GACATCGTTATTGGAACACCTGGTCGTTTGAAGGATCTCATTGAAATGGGTTTGTGTTGCCTTAAGGAAGTATCTTTTGCG GTCCTTGATGAAGCAGATAGAATGCTTGACATGGGATTTGAACCTGAAGTCCGCTATATACTGGGACAGACATGCTCGG CTCGCCAAATGGTAATGTTCAGTGCGACATGGCCTCCATCAGTTCATCAGTTAGCTCAGGAGTTCATGGATCCTAATCCAGTTAAG GTGGTTGTTGGTTCAGAGGATTTAGCTGCCAACCATGATGTCCTGCAGATAGTCGAG GTCTTGGATGATCGATCTCGCGATGCACGTTTGGTTGCTTTGCTAGAAAAATACCACAAATCCAAAGG AAACAGAGTTTTGGTGTTTGTCTTGTACAAAATGGAAGCTACTCGTGTTGAAAATATGCTGCAAAGAGG GGGTTGGAAGGTCTGTTCTATACATGGTGATAAAGCACAAAATCAGCGCACACAGGCACTATCTCTATTTAAGCAGGGAAGCTGTCCCTTGATG ATTGCTACTGATGTGGCTGCTCGAGGATTAGATATCCCAGATGTTGAGGTAGTGATTAACTATAGTTTTCCACTCACTACCGAGGATTATGTCCACAGAATTGGGCGCACTGGACGGGCCGGTAAGAAGGGTGTTGCTCATACCTTTTTCACACATCACAACAAG GGACTTGCTGGGGAGCTGGTCAATGTTCTCAGAGAAGCTGGGCAAAATGTGCCAGCTGACTTGTTGAAGTTTGGCACTCATGTAAAGAAAAAG GAATCCAAACTTTATGGGGCTCACTTCAGAGAAATTTCTGCCGATGCTCCAAAGGCTAAAAAGATCACATTCGCTGACTCTGATGATGAAGACTAA
- the LOC133742197 gene encoding probable disease resistance protein At4g27220, protein MASSSKTASPSSSARQWKYDVFLSFRGPDTRKSITSEIYDRLQNRRGIKTFLDDQDLEVGDAISPSLLTAIEESRFAIVILSPNYAFSTWCLEELTKICQCMEDNRVFPLFYNVNPTDVRYQKMIFEEAFTKHEISGRYESNKLQQWRDALNKVATFSGWHTDKFKTDRELADAIVDFVCTKVLPTAIESTGDFTIFEATRQAMDQLMRALKDNNVTAAGVYGMGGVGKTTLVEHVGQEARKQGLFDHVIMVRVNQTPDLKRIQAILADGLGIKLMNETDEGRASRLSSEILRRNKILIILDNVWGRLDLPSIGIPTHNMLQSCNSKVLLTTRIWNVCHVMMSQDNITLSTLSNEDSWTLFVKYARKSFESTYFEDVARKVARECGGLPIALIAVAMALGDKDLTEWKYAAQRLEKSRAANLDDNGEASECIKLSYDFLKDEDSKSCFLLCCLFPEDYDIRIEDLFKYGIGNGLFQDTDTIQEARGKAGSVAKHLTHSSLLLDRGIDGCVRMHDVIRDTAIQIARSEDEYGFFVEAGCGLKNWPCRLREGHSGISLMTNDIRQLPEELVCPKLQILLLQENYFLDQIPDTFFKNTSLLRVVDLSNTSISSLSMSFIHLSNLQGLYLDSCQNISDISILKNFKKLEILSMKKYPLKELSTEIRNLTNLRVLDVSSQGSVRGGIVRIPSGVISELRKLEELCLQCGFWDWGSQVEGEGETTNVSFDEVTSLSYLNSLKVCISDAKCIPRRVWVNLSWNDFDICIGRDRNTRNIIRNQHGQLWRDGHKYSRSLVLDTTICMLPAWFVSVVTENTERLMYVNFTGLNNILVEYHHGMLHSLKHLSVIGPNESLVTLINLEAIPSMRNKPVFEKLEELHLESMGSLKELCSSELPSRSLWNLKVLQVRDCPKLGNVLLPSKLLQRLANLENLFCKRVPEMEYVFGCEGFELEQSKLRKMNLFELEAVKSICNGPAPPAMFQALHSLSIYRCKFHGCLFTFDVAQCLFQVEIISVQSCPILERVIEASKESELSKKTVLPKLKYLGLVDLPMLYSGSAAIDMECPSLQHLYVEDCPHVPASAYDFGSNNQVILNDPLHYASQQATKFGTPLSAWDTLIKPRLKVGEKILTSMEPEMMQRVVEFTGKMSQIIQTKPEFAKKFLPSSLAKPELLEMMPRLMELLNGILTEKNPESMENLIALANITPDLMNHIPAEISEMMDLMTKLMEDTNFIKSLPGIVENIPGIMNLPRIIEDFPRLFEILPMTGSVENMPGIMEGFAQLIENSPQMAESLKDFAQSVENFRNLPQMTEWMGIMENLSQMTE, encoded by the exons ATGGCATCAAGCTCTAAAACAGCCTCTCCGTCATCATCAGCTCGTCAGTGGAAGTATGAtgtgtttttgagttttagggGTCCTGACACTCGCAAGAGTATCACATCCGAAATATACGATCGACTGCAAAACAGGAGAGGAATTAAAACATTCCTGGATGATCAAGATCTCGAGGTAGGGGATGCTATTTCTCCCAGTCTCCTAACAGCAATTGAAGAATCAAGGTTTGCAATTGTGATTCTCTCGCCAAACTATGCTTTTTCTACTTGGTGTTTGGAGGAACTTACAAAGATTTGTCAATGCATGGAAGACAACAGAGTTTTTCCACTTTTTTATAATGTCAATCCTACTGATGTAAGATATCAGAAGATGATCTTTGAAGAAGCTTTCACCAAGCATGAAATCTCTGGGAGATACGAATCAAACAAGTTGCAGCAATGGAGAGATGCTTTAAACAAGGTCGCCACTTTTTCTGGGTGGCATACAGACAAGTTTAA GACTGACAGAGAACTTGCTGATGCCATTGTGGACTTTGTCTGCACTAAAGTACTACCTACTGCAATTGAGTCCACCGGGGATTTCACAATATTTGAAGCAACAAGACAAGCCATGGATCAGCTTATGAGGGCATTAAAAGATAACAACGTCACTGCCGCTGGGGTGTACGGCATGGGGGGCGTTGGAAAGACAACCCTTGTGGAACATGTTGGTCAAGAAGCTCGGAAGCAAGGCCTTTTTGATCATGTGATTATGGTTAGAGTTAATCAAACCCCTGATTTGAAAAGAATTCAAGCCATTTTGGCTGATGGGCTAGGCATCAAATTGATGAACGAGACAGATGAGGGAAGAGCTTCTAGATTGTCTTCAGAGATATTGAGAAGAAATAAAATCCTTATAATCTTGGACAACGTTTGGGGTAGACTAGACCTGCCAAGCATAGGAATTCCCACCCACAACATGCTTCAGAGTTGCAACTCCAAAGTCCTACTTACCacaaggatatggaatgtttgTCATGTCATGATGAGCCAAGACAATATCACCCTCAGTACCCTATCGAATGAAGATTCATGGACATTGTTTGTGAAATATGCAAGAAAGTCTTTTGAGTCGACCTATTTCGAGGATGTTGCGAGGAAGGTAGCTAGAGAATGTGGTGGTCTACCAATTGCATTGATAGCAGTTGCAATGGCACTTGGAGATAAAGACCTGACAGAATGGAAATACGCAGCTCAACGGCTAGAGAAGTCGCGTGCTGCCAACCTTGACGATAATGGAGAAGCATCCGAATGCATAAAACTAAGTTATGATTTCTTGAAAGATGAGGACTCCAAGTCATGCTTCTTGCTTTGTTGCCTATTCCCAGAAGACTATGACATCCGAATAGAAGACTTGTTCAAGTATGGGATCGGGAACGGATTGTTTCAAGATACTGACACAATCCAAGAAGCCAGAGGAAAAGCTGGTTCAGTGGCCAAGCACCTTACACATTCTAGCTTGCTTTTGGATAGGGGAATTGATGGATGTGTTAGGATGCATGATGTCATCCGGGATACAGCCATTCAAATTGCACGATCTGAAGACGAGTACGGATTTTTCGTAGAAGCTGGCTGTGGTTTGAAGAATTGGCCATGTCGATTGCGTGAAGGCCATTCTGGAATTTCACTCATGACGAACGACATTCGCCAGCTACCTGAAGAGCTGGTATGTCCGAAGCTCCAAATTTTATTGCTACAAGAGAATTATTTTTTAGATCAGATCCCTGatacttttttcaaaaatactAGTTTACTAAGAGTCGTCGATCTTAGTAACACTAGTATATCATCCCTATCCATGTCATTTATTCACCTAAGCAATCTCCAAGGTTTGTATTTAGATTCTTGCCAGAATATATCTGACATTTCCATACTGAAAAATTTTAAGAAGCTTGAGATTCTCAGTATGAAAAAGTACCCTCTAAAGGAATTGTCAACAGAAATAAGAAATTTGACCAATTTAAGGGTGTTGGATGTTAGTAGCCAGGGTTCAGTGCGTGGAGGTATCGTCAGAATTCCATCTGGGGTGATATCAGAATTGCGTAAATTAGAAGAACTGTGCTTGCAATGTGGATTTTGGGACTGGGGGAGTCAAGTTGAGGGAGAAGGAGAAACAACTAATGTTAGCTTTGATGAGGTAACTAGCTTATCATATTTGAACAGTTTGAAGGTTTGCATATCTGACGCGAAATGCATCCCTAGAAGGGTTTGGGTCAATCTGAGTTGGAATGACTTTgatatatgtattggtagagACAGGAACACCAGAAATATTATCAGAAACCAGCATGGTCAACTCTGGCGAGATGGTCATAAATATTCAAGATCTTTGGTTCTTGATACAACCATTTGTATGTTACCAGCTTGGTTTGTCAGCGTGGTGACAGAGAATACAGAGAGGCTAATGTATGTAAATTTCACAGGGTTAAATAACATTCTCGTGGAATATCACCATGGGATGTTACATAGTCTGAAGCATCTCTCAGTTATTGGTCCCAATGAGAGCTTGGTAACATTGATCAATTTGGAGGCAATACCAAGTATGCGAAATAAACCTGTGTTCGAGAAATTGGAAGAATTGCATTTGGAGAGTATGGGTTCCCTGAAGGAGTTATGTTCTAGTGAATTACCATCTAGGTCTCTCTGGAATCTGAAGGTATTGCAGGTACGTGATTGTCCTAAGTTGGGAAATGTCCTGTTACCATCAAAATTGTTACAGAGACTGGCAAATCTGGAGAACCTATTCTGTAAGCGTGTGCCTGAAATGGAATATGTGTTTGGATGTGAAGGATTTGAGCTAGAACAATCAAAACTGAGAAAGATGAACTTGTTTGAGCTAGAAGCAGTAAAAAGCATATGTAATGGTCCTGCTCCACCTGCAATGTTCCAAGCGCTTCACAGTTTGTCAATTTACCGATGCAAATTTCACGGATGTCTCTTCACATTTGATGTAGCTCAATGTCTTTTTCAAGTGGAAATCATTTCAGTACAGAGTTGCCCTATCTTGGAAAGAGTAATCGAAGCAAGCAAGGAATCAGAGCTCAGTAAGAAGACCGTTCTTCCAAAATTGAAGTACCTAGGCTTGGTGGATCTTCCTATGTTGTACAGTGGTAGTGCTGCTATTGATATGGAGTGTCCTTCATTGCAACACTTGTATGTGGAAGACTGCCCTCATGTTCCGGCCTCTGCTTATGACTTCGGGAGCAATAACCAAGTCATACTCAACGATCCACTGCATTACGCATCTCAGCAAGCCACAAA ATTTGGCACACCCCTATCAGCATGGGATACTCTCATCAAGCCACGTCTCAAGGTCGGGGAAAAGATCTTAACATCGATGGAGCCTGAAATGATGCAGAGGGTGGTTGAATTCACGGGGAAGATGTCTCAAATCATACAGACGAAGCCCGAATTTGCAAAGAAGTTTTTACCTAGTTCGTTAGCGAAGCCTGAATTGTTGGAGATGATGCCTAGACTGATGGAGTTGCTGAATGGAATTTTGACAGAGAAGAATCCTGAATCGATGGAGAATCTTATAGCGTTGGCGAATATCACTCCTGATCTGATGAATCATATACCTGCTGAGATTAGTGAGATGATGGATCTGATGACTAAATTGATGGAGGATACGAACTTTATCAAGTCCTTGCCTGGAATCGTGGAGAACATCCCTGGAATCATGAACTTGCCTCGAATCATAGAGGACTTTCCTCGATTGTTTGAGATTTTGCCAATGACTGGATCGGTGGAGAATATGCCTGGAATCATGGAGGGCTTTGCTCAATTGATTGAGAATTCGCCTCAGATGGCTGAATCGTTGAAGGACTTTGCTCAATCGGTTGAGAATTTTCGGAATTTGCCTCAAATGACTGAATGGATGGGAATCATGGAGAACTTATCTCAGATGACTGAATAG